Part of the Candidatus Polarisedimenticolaceae bacterium genome, GACCGCCCTCTCGGGAGACGTCCGGTTCGAGGCTCGTCCGCCGATGTTCGTCAGCGGAGCGCGGGCGGCCGACCGGCGGACCTCCGTCGTCGTCTCCAGACCCTCCCGCCGATCCGACCTTTTCGTCGAGCTCGTGGACGGGGAGGTCCGCGGGCTTCTCGCGCCGTCCGCCTCGCTCGATCTGCCCGTCCAGATCCTCGACGAGCGCGAGATCGAGTACCGGTCGGCGCGCGCGGGCGTGCGCGCCGCCGCCGCGGGGACCGACGTGAGCGTGGAGTACCGCCGCTCGGCCGAGCTGCCCCGGGCGGCGTTCGTCGTCGAGGCGCCGTTCGTGAGCGAATACTGGGAGCTGGTCTTCGGCCAGAGCCTGATGCGCTCGAGCAGGATCGGCGCGTCGTGTCGCGTGCTCGTCTCGGCGCGCTGGGCGCCGGACGTGCGCGGAGGAACGGAATCGCTGGAGGCCGAGCGCGCGCGGCGCATCGCCGCGTTCAACACGCGGTGGGCCGCCGGCCTTCTCGTTTCCTTCTGACCGTATCCAATTCACCGGACGAATCCGCGAGTGATTCAAAAGGTTGGAGAGCGGTGACCGCCCGGGTCTGAGCCCGCGGCGCGGACTCCCCGTAACTCCAACTCGAAGAAGAGTTTCCTCCGACCCGGCCCCGGAAGGCGCGTGGCGCGGCGCTTGCTGTCCATTCCAGGATCTGGGTTGGGGGAATGGGACGGATGATGCGCCGAGGCCACACCGCGCGGACGGTCCTGCTGGCCACGCTGTTCGTCGCGGTCGGCGCGATCGCCATCGTGGCGTTCGGACGCCGGACGAGCGACGGGGAGCCCACGCTCGGCGTGGAATGGGTCCAGTCGCGCAACGGGGTCGTCGCCCTCTCCGTGGAGCCGTACGGACCCGCTGCCGATGCGGGTCTGCTTCCCGGGGACCGGCTCCTCCGCGTCGACGGCCGGGCGGTCGGCAGCTACCTCGACGCAGGCGCACTCGCGTGGGACCTCGACACGGACCGGCCGGCACGCCTCGAGATCGACCGTGACGGGCGGGCGCTCGGGCTCGACGTCCGCCCGGTGCGGCGCCGCTCCGTTCCGAACGTCTACGGCTACCTCGCGCTCGTCGGCGCCGCGTTCCTCGCCTCGGGGGCGTTCGTCGCCCTGCGCTGGCCCGCGACGCGCGGCGCGACGCTGTACGGTCTCCTGGGGACCGCGATGGCCGCCTGGCTCGTGGCGAGCCCCACGGGTCGCGCCGACCCGTTCGACTGGGTCGTCCACATCGTGGACGTCGTCGGGGCGTCTCTCGCGCCTGCGCTGATGATCCATCTCGCGATCGCGCTGTCCCGACGCACCGTTCCGGTGCGCGGGCTGACGATCGTCGCGGCGTACCTTCCGGCGGTCGCCCTGACCGCGGGGGCATTCTGGATCGAGGGGCTCGGCGGAGCCTATCG contains:
- a CDS encoding PDZ domain-containing protein is translated as MMRRGHTARTVLLATLFVAVGAIAIVAFGRRTSDGEPTLGVEWVQSRNGVVALSVEPYGPAADAGLLPGDRLLRVDGRAVGSYLDAGALAWDLDTDRPARLEIDRDGRALGLDVRPVRRRSVPNVYGYLALVGAAFLASGAFVALRWPATRGATLYGLLGTAMAAWLVASPTGRADPFDWVVHIVDVVGASLAPALMIHLAIALSRRTVPVRGLTIVAAYLPAVALTAGAFWIEGLGGAYRFPEPPLAVTGLDQSQLLFLAVSVVLAFAVLSRSHA